Proteins from a single region of Companilactobacillus farciminis KCTC 3681 = DSM 20184:
- a CDS encoding DUF956 family protein, translating to MVESINTKADLVEKATSHLGMTDYGKIMIGDKGFEFYDDRDVNNYIQIPWSEVDLVIASIMFGGKWIPRFALQTKKNGTFSFSSRDPKKVLRAIRVYIEPDRIVRSLSFFQVVARAFKRNPNKKKKNKKK from the coding sequence ATGGTTGAATCAATCAATACGAAAGCAGATCTAGTTGAAAAAGCTACCTCTCATTTGGGAATGACCGATTATGGCAAAATCATGATTGGAGATAAGGGCTTTGAATTTTATGACGACCGTGACGTTAATAACTACATTCAAATTCCTTGGAGTGAAGTGGATCTAGTTATCGCTTCAATTATGTTTGGTGGCAAGTGGATACCACGTTTTGCACTTCAAACTAAGAAGAACGGAACTTTCTCGTTTTCTTCACGTGATCCAAAAAAGGTTTTGCGTGCAATTAGGGTCTACATCGAACCGGACCGTATTGTACGTTCGTTGAGTTTCTTCCAAGTTGTGGCGCGGGCTTTCAAGCGTAATCCTAATAAGAAGAAAAAAAATAAAAAGAAGTAG
- a CDS encoding CPBP family intramembrane glutamic endopeptidase, translating to MRLFKNNIVKIIVASLIFPVTLTIIGLILSKQSVNSFAQALADLVVFLVAYLLNRQYFQEKVFWFNRKNGLAQLSTAFPALIIVAFLNSPVLLVNDFQVKFQVILICLLVGLAEEYIFRGLLIGLFLKVNHNNAFGAVIGSSILFGLIHITNLKALPFGYVSAQMIFAAAIGILFGTIYIKTHNLAIVIALHAFRDMFPMFSNKLMQQASQTSFTMASLYVMIVFLGIALFIAYIQLQNFEIKKS from the coding sequence ATGAGATTATTCAAAAATAACATTGTAAAAATTATTGTGGCCAGCTTGATTTTTCCCGTTACCTTGACAATCATTGGTCTGATTTTGAGTAAACAGTCAGTTAACAGCTTTGCTCAGGCGTTAGCAGATTTGGTGGTTTTCTTGGTTGCTTACTTGTTGAATCGACAATACTTTCAGGAAAAAGTTTTCTGGTTTAATCGAAAGAACGGTCTAGCACAGTTATCAACTGCTTTTCCGGCCTTGATTATCGTGGCTTTTTTGAATTCACCGGTCTTGTTGGTAAATGATTTTCAAGTTAAATTCCAAGTGATTTTGATTTGTTTATTAGTCGGTTTAGCTGAGGAATACATTTTTAGAGGTTTGTTGATTGGGTTATTTTTGAAAGTTAATCACAATAATGCTTTTGGCGCTGTGATAGGTTCGAGTATTTTGTTTGGCTTGATTCACATTACAAATTTAAAAGCTTTGCCATTTGGCTATGTTTCAGCACAGATGATCTTTGCGGCAGCAATTGGGATTTTGTTTGGAACAATTTACATCAAAACCCATAATTTAGCGATTGTCATAGCTTTGCACGCTTTTCGAGACATGTTCCCAATGTTTTCTAATAAATTGATGCAGCAAGCTTCACAGACTAGTTTTACCATGGCTAGTTTGTACGTCATGATCGTTTTCTTAGGTATTGCTTTGTTCATTGCATACATTCAACTGCAAAATTTTGAAATAAAAAAAAGCTGA
- a CDS encoding DUF5067 domain-containing protein encodes MKRENNNNRSRMTREAFRRRKQPFYKKKSFLISIILILVIIIGLFIIWKVNFSNNSNNESTEQTTHKIEKVKPKKTTKKKKTTKKANKAEKVTKEQPEQKVQKQEEPKQEVKIQNPGTYNDLVYDTDWYTFKISNEVKLIKDANGDAALMVKYNYTNKTNSNEVPQQVQNNAIMLKQNDQQLSPTTATGDNASLINSTNNGQVLPGKSFDGALLVKVNDTTSEVTMYFKNIQTNAWLDSTQPLKLD; translated from the coding sequence ATGAAAAGGGAAAATAACAACAATAGATCTCGTATGACTCGTGAAGCATTTCGACGCAGAAAACAACCATTTTATAAAAAGAAATCATTCTTAATTTCAATTATTTTAATTTTAGTTATCATAATTGGTCTATTTATTATTTGGAAAGTCAATTTTTCTAATAATAGCAACAACGAAAGCACCGAACAAACCACTCACAAAATTGAAAAAGTTAAGCCAAAGAAAACTACTAAAAAGAAAAAAACGACCAAAAAAGCTAACAAAGCCGAAAAGGTAACCAAAGAACAACCAGAACAAAAAGTTCAAAAGCAAGAAGAACCAAAACAAGAAGTTAAGATTCAAAATCCTGGAACTTACAATGATTTAGTCTACGATACTGATTGGTACACATTCAAAATTTCTAATGAGGTTAAGTTGATCAAAGATGCCAATGGCGACGCTGCTTTGATGGTCAAATACAATTACACTAACAAAACCAATAGCAACGAAGTTCCTCAACAAGTCCAAAACAATGCCATCATGCTCAAACAAAATGACCAACAATTAAGTCCCACTACGGCAACTGGCGACAATGCTAGTCTGATTAATTCTACTAACAATGGTCAAGTTCTACCCGGTAAGAGTTTTGACGGTGCATTATTAGTAAAAGTCAACGACACCACTTCTGAAGTCACGATGTACTTCAAGAACATCCAGACAAATGCTTGGTTAGATAGTACTCAACCACTCAAACTAGACTAA